One Streptomyces sp. NBC_00223 genomic window carries:
- a CDS encoding flavin reductase family protein, which translates to MTVTVSSLPATGIAPERFKKVFRNYPAGVVVVTVDAGRGPAGFTATSLTSLSLTPPLVSFGIAVTASSWPHVEQAGGAVVNFLGAEQEDVARRFATSGIDRFAAPTRWRRLPQGEPVLDGVTGWLRVGFEQIVPAGDHRIVVARVEDSWLDDGRSPLLFHDGTYHSL; encoded by the coding sequence TTGACTGTCACCGTGTCTTCGCTTCCCGCTACGGGCATCGCCCCGGAGCGGTTCAAAAAGGTATTCCGCAACTACCCGGCCGGGGTGGTCGTCGTGACCGTGGACGCCGGCCGCGGACCGGCCGGCTTCACCGCCACCTCGCTCACCTCGCTCTCCCTGACGCCGCCGCTGGTGTCCTTCGGGATCGCCGTCACCGCGTCGTCCTGGCCGCATGTCGAGCAGGCCGGCGGCGCGGTGGTGAACTTCCTCGGCGCCGAGCAGGAGGACGTGGCCAGGCGCTTCGCCACCAGCGGGATCGACCGCTTCGCCGCGCCGACCCGGTGGCGCAGGCTGCCGCAGGGCGAGCCCGTGCTCGACGGCGTCACCGGCTGGCTGCGGGTCGGCTTCGAGCAGATCGTCCCGGCCGGCGACCACCGCATCGTGGTCGCCCGGGTCGAGGACTCCTGGCTCGACGACGGCCGCAGCCCGCTGCTCTTCCACGACGGCACCTATCACTCCCTCTGA
- a CDS encoding ABC transporter substrate-binding protein, with translation MATGSSSELLRRRSFLAFTGGAVLSLAACARHTGTGADTVPTRALPSGAPPPGTKLAISIHTSKLQLAGSGLDRKLPFTVSSWPNLTAGPDVIQGFRAHSIDLASNAGVPPIQAQAIDVGARIVAVQSRNHPIYSFATAPGTSITSADDFRGKKIAFSQGQAQGVVVLRALKEAGLKNSDVQLVALPSTQFLTALQSRQVDVAPLGEPSLTKYLSQYGKDGAVGVKTDVVDLLSILWAPIEVIEDEAKAAAIRSFIPLWAQGVVWAWEHSDEWIQSYYVKDQGVTAEDGKRIVASLSQPQFPVSWDKAIAWEQETADLMAEGGFVKKVKAEELFDRRFEGLAARAVAEKYRVAS, from the coding sequence ATGGCCACCGGTTCATCGTCCGAACTCCTTCGCCGCAGATCCTTTCTCGCGTTCACCGGAGGCGCCGTACTCTCCCTCGCCGCCTGCGCACGGCACACGGGCACGGGGGCGGACACCGTACCCACGCGAGCGCTTCCCTCGGGTGCGCCGCCGCCCGGTACCAAGCTCGCGATATCCATTCACACCTCGAAACTCCAGCTCGCCGGCTCCGGGCTGGACAGGAAACTGCCCTTCACCGTCTCCAGCTGGCCGAATCTGACCGCAGGACCCGATGTGATCCAGGGATTCCGCGCGCATTCCATCGATCTGGCCAGCAATGCCGGAGTTCCGCCGATCCAGGCGCAGGCCATTGACGTGGGCGCCCGTATCGTGGCCGTGCAGTCGCGCAATCACCCGATCTACAGCTTCGCCACCGCGCCGGGCACTTCCATCACCTCGGCCGACGATTTCCGGGGCAAGAAGATCGCCTTCTCGCAAGGGCAGGCGCAGGGTGTGGTCGTACTGCGGGCGCTGAAGGAGGCCGGGCTGAAGAACTCCGACGTCCAGCTGGTGGCGCTGCCCAGCACCCAGTTCCTGACCGCCCTTCAGTCCCGGCAGGTCGATGTGGCGCCGCTCGGCGAGCCGTCGCTCACCAAGTACCTGAGCCAGTACGGCAAGGACGGCGCGGTCGGGGTGAAGACCGATGTGGTGGACCTGCTGTCCATCCTGTGGGCGCCGATCGAGGTGATCGAGGACGAGGCGAAGGCCGCCGCGATCCGCAGCTTCATCCCGCTGTGGGCCCAGGGCGTGGTGTGGGCGTGGGAGCACTCCGACGAGTGGATCCAGTCGTACTACGTCAAGGACCAGGGCGTCACCGCCGAGGACGGCAAGCGCATCGTGGCCTCGCTGTCGCAGCCGCAGTTCCCGGTCAGCTGGGACAAGGCCATCGCCTGGGAGCAGGAGACCGCCGATCTGATGGCGGAGGGCGGCTTCGTGAAGAAGGTCAAGGCCGAGGAGCTGTTCGACCGCCGCTTCGAGGGGCTGGCCGCGCGGGCCGTGGCGGAGAAGTACCGGGTGGCGTCATGA
- a CDS encoding ABC transporter permease — MTEALSDVRPGEPRTAANPADPAATSPATTVRSFGRAKPVAAAPAPAAVPAAAPSARPLAPARGTRRRLGPGRAIPFARLLGPVLVVVVWWAASALQYLDPRILSGPGAVASTALDLIRSGRLQDNVLISLQRAGLGLLFGVVAGVVLAVAAGLSRVGEYLLDGTLQVKRAIPSLALLPLLILWLGIGEQMKVTLIALGVAVTVYINTYASLTGIDSRYVELAESLDLSRWQFIRKVVAPGALPGFFVGLRLGVTSSWLGLVVVEQINATRGIGYMMFQAQLYAQSDVIIVGLVIYGIFGFASDAAVRAVERRVLSWRRTLAG, encoded by the coding sequence ATGACCGAGGCCCTGTCGGACGTCCGCCCCGGGGAACCGCGGACCGCCGCCAACCCCGCCGACCCTGCCGCCACCTCGCCCGCCACGACCGTACGGTCCTTCGGACGCGCCAAGCCGGTTGCGGCGGCCCCCGCACCCGCCGCCGTACCCGCCGCGGCGCCGTCGGCCCGGCCGCTCGCCCCCGCCCGGGGCACCCGGCGGAGGCTCGGCCCCGGCCGGGCGATCCCCTTCGCGCGGCTGCTCGGCCCGGTGCTGGTCGTCGTGGTCTGGTGGGCGGCCTCCGCACTCCAGTACCTCGACCCGCGCATCCTGTCGGGACCCGGCGCGGTCGCGTCCACCGCGCTCGACCTGATCCGCAGCGGCCGGCTCCAGGACAACGTACTGATCTCCCTGCAACGCGCGGGTCTCGGCCTGCTGTTCGGGGTGGTCGCCGGGGTGGTGCTCGCGGTCGCCGCCGGGCTCAGCCGGGTCGGCGAGTACCTGCTGGACGGCACCCTCCAGGTCAAGCGGGCCATTCCCTCGCTCGCCCTGCTGCCGCTGCTCATCCTGTGGCTGGGCATCGGCGAGCAGATGAAGGTCACCCTCATCGCGCTCGGGGTCGCCGTCACCGTCTACATCAACACCTACGCCTCGCTCACCGGCATCGACAGCAGATATGTGGAGCTGGCCGAGAGCCTGGACCTGAGCCGCTGGCAGTTCATCCGCAAGGTGGTCGCGCCCGGCGCGCTGCCCGGCTTCTTCGTCGGGCTGCGGCTCGGCGTCACCTCGTCCTGGCTCGGCCTGGTCGTGGTCGAGCAGATCAACGCCACCAGGGGCATCGGTTACATGATGTTCCAGGCCCAGCTCTACGCCCAGTCCGATGTGATCATCGTCGGCCTCGTGATCTACGGGATCTTCGGCTTCGCCTCCGACGCGGCGGTGCGGGCGGTCGAAAGGAGGGTGCTGTCATGGCGACGCACACTGGCGGGCTGA
- a CDS encoding ABC transporter ATP-binding protein has product MATHTGGLTAPHPRTDGPPDTAAPRGPRGTDTVDAAVRTTRLVRSFGDRDVLKELDLTIGRGEFTALLGRSGSGKSTLLRAVARLDHGVAGSGGLTVPERVSLSFQDSRLLPWMRVLDNVVLGVRGPDARARGGTALAEVGLAGRERSWPHELSGGEQQRAALARALVRDPELLLADEPFGALDALTRIKMHDLLRELYERHRPAVMLVTHDVDEAVELADRVLVLEDGRIAVDLAVDLPTPRSRRDPRFQEYRDTLLAALGVTEPDPAARATAAAVPADPTAPVPTASVPSADVPAAAPVSADPARSHEEKNPHDPQD; this is encoded by the coding sequence ATGGCGACGCACACTGGCGGGCTGACCGCCCCACACCCCCGTACGGACGGCCCGCCGGACACGGCGGCCCCGCGAGGTCCCCGTGGCACGGACACCGTGGACGCCGCCGTGCGCACCACCCGGCTGGTCCGCAGCTTCGGCGACCGGGACGTGCTCAAGGAGCTCGATCTGACCATCGGCCGGGGCGAGTTCACCGCCCTGCTGGGCCGCTCGGGCTCGGGCAAGTCCACCCTGCTGAGGGCCGTCGCCCGGCTGGATCACGGTGTGGCGGGCTCCGGCGGACTCACCGTGCCCGAACGGGTGTCGCTGTCCTTCCAGGACTCCCGGCTGCTGCCCTGGATGCGGGTGCTGGACAACGTGGTGCTCGGAGTGCGCGGCCCCGACGCCCGCGCACGCGGCGGCACCGCGCTCGCCGAAGTCGGCCTCGCCGGCCGGGAACGCTCCTGGCCGCACGAGCTGTCCGGCGGCGAGCAGCAGCGCGCCGCGCTGGCCCGCGCCCTGGTCCGCGACCCCGAACTCCTGCTCGCCGACGAGCCGTTCGGCGCGCTCGACGCGCTCACCCGGATCAAGATGCACGACCTGCTGCGGGAGTTGTACGAGCGGCACCGCCCCGCCGTCATGCTGGTCACCCACGACGTCGACGAGGCTGTGGAACTCGCCGACCGGGTACTGGTATTGGAGGACGGCCGGATCGCGGTGGACCTGGCCGTCGATCTGCCGACCCCCAGAAGCCGACGTGATCCCCGGTTCCAGGAGTACCGCGACACGCTGCTCGCCGCGCTCGGCGTGACGGAACCGGACCCGGCCGCCCGCGCGACGGCCGCCGCCGTACCCGCTGACCCGACGGCCCCCGTACCGACCGCTTCCGTACCGTCCGCCGACGTACCGGCCGCCGCCCCCGTATCCGCCGATCCCGCGCGCTCTCACGAGGAGAAGAACCCCCATGACCCGCAGGACTGA
- a CDS encoding LLM class flavin-dependent oxidoreductase — protein sequence MTRRTDRKPLHLNAFLMSVGHHEAAWRLPESPASGGTDLEHYKNLARIAERGKLDSLFLADSPVLQGDPGRRPVSKLEPTVLLTALAGVTSRIGLIATASTSYNEPYNLARRFASVDHVSGGRAGWNIVTTAGADAARNFGLDDTPLHRERYLRAAEFVDVATKLWDSWADDAIVADKEAGVHALAERVRKFGHKGDFFRVDGPLNVQRSPQGYPLLVQAGSSEDGKDFAARYAEAVFTAQQTLEEAVAFYKDVKQRVTGFGRDPEGIKILPGIVPVIGDTEAEAHALDDELNRLIRPEFAKRQLAQRLRIAPDDLDLDAELPLDIPTEDEIEGAKSRYTLVVELARRERLTVRQLIGRLGGGRGHRTFAGTAEQVADTIEHWYGQGAADGFNIMPAVLPSGLELFVDRVVPILQERGLFRTEYTGTTLREHYGLPRPVNRLFDTVDTSVGHLGIDLAGVR from the coding sequence ATGACCCGCAGGACTGACCGCAAGCCGCTGCATCTGAACGCGTTCCTGATGTCGGTCGGGCACCACGAGGCCGCCTGGCGGCTGCCGGAGAGCCCCGCCTCGGGCGGCACCGACCTGGAGCACTACAAGAACCTCGCCAGGATCGCGGAGCGCGGCAAGCTGGACTCGCTCTTCCTCGCCGACAGCCCCGTGCTCCAGGGCGACCCCGGCCGGCGGCCGGTCAGCAAGCTGGAACCGACCGTGCTGCTCACCGCGCTGGCCGGGGTGACCAGCCGGATCGGTCTGATCGCGACCGCGTCCACCAGCTACAACGAGCCGTACAACCTGGCCCGGCGGTTCGCCTCCGTCGACCATGTCTCCGGCGGGCGGGCCGGGTGGAACATCGTCACGACCGCGGGCGCCGACGCGGCCCGCAACTTCGGCCTCGACGACACCCCGCTGCACCGCGAACGCTATCTGCGGGCGGCCGAGTTCGTGGACGTGGCCACCAAGCTGTGGGACAGCTGGGCCGACGACGCGATCGTCGCCGACAAGGAGGCCGGGGTGCACGCGCTGGCCGAGCGGGTACGGAAGTTCGGTCACAAGGGCGACTTCTTCCGGGTGGACGGCCCGCTCAACGTCCAGCGCTCGCCGCAGGGTTACCCGCTGCTCGTCCAGGCCGGGTCGAGCGAGGACGGCAAGGACTTCGCCGCGCGCTACGCCGAGGCGGTCTTCACCGCGCAGCAGACCCTGGAGGAGGCCGTCGCCTTCTACAAGGACGTCAAGCAGCGCGTGACCGGCTTCGGCCGCGACCCCGAGGGCATCAAGATCCTGCCCGGCATCGTGCCCGTCATCGGGGACACCGAGGCCGAGGCGCACGCGCTCGACGACGAGCTGAACCGGCTGATCCGCCCCGAGTTCGCCAAGCGGCAGCTCGCCCAGCGGCTCAGGATCGCGCCCGACGACCTCGACCTCGACGCCGAACTGCCCCTGGACATACCCACCGAGGATGAGATCGAGGGCGCCAAGAGCCGCTACACGCTCGTCGTGGAGCTGGCCAGGCGGGAACGGCTGACGGTACGTCAGTTGATCGGCCGGCTCGGCGGCGGACGCGGCCACCGCACCTTCGCGGGCACGGCCGAGCAGGTCGCCGACACCATCGAGCACTGGTACGGCCAGGGCGCGGCGGACGGCTTCAACATCATGCCCGCCGTACTGCCCTCCGGCCTTGAGCTCTTCGTGGACCGGGTCGTCCCGATCCTCCAGGAGCGCGGGCTGTTCCGCACCGAATACACCGGGACGACGCTGCGCGAGCACTACGGTCTGCCGCGCCCGGTCAACCGCCTCTTCGACACCGTGGACACCTCCGTCGGCCACCTCGGCATCGATCTGGCGGGGGTCCGGTGA
- a CDS encoding ABC transporter ATP-binding protein, which yields MTDCPTPPAGTLTEPAAQAAPHAAGQDRPAGWVRRLGGYCLRHREDLLYAFGAAVAVAIATATLPLVLRHVVDAVAGGRTGSLTSWTLLLAGLGAVRFAAGFTRRYRSGRLSLGVQYDLRNDAFAALLRLGGAQQDDLRTGQIVSRSISDITLIQTLLQFLPNMTGNALMFLVSLVFMAVLSPLLTLVALVVGPLLWLIALRSRRDLFPANWHAQQEAAEVASAVEATVTGVRVVKGFGQEERELAGLERRARTLFSSRLRVVRYTSRYNPALQAVPALGQVAVLAFGGWLALHGRISLGTFLAFTTYLGSFVTPVRQVATLLTVWQQARAGTERVLEVIDEAPVIADAPGARELPDLPPALSWQDVTFGYGDGRPLLSGFSLDIAAGETVALIGPAGSGKSTAAALLPRFYDVPAGAVRVGGTDVRDLTLASLRSRIGYVFEESLLLSDTVRANIAYGDPDASEERIREAARIARADEFVERLPQGYDTVVGEQGLTLSGGQRQRVALARALLVDPAVLVLDDATSAIDARVESEIHVALWEATRRPTTLIVAHRRSTLELADRIALLDGGRVVDTGTMDELRSRSPLFRSLLSAVDPADQAAPVNTVDPAHTADPAHTAAPVNTADPANTADVVDATDPDSAHPPAGVPAPDDDLAVPAVTAHLWRRPDTHVAARQEGAALKAAEAIAVAAATAGRGRGGPGAGVLGSAPPTPELIAKLAELPLREADPGVPTGRTRAADPHFGLGALLRPFRAALLLGLLLVALDAVAQISVPVLVRHGVDQGVAHHARGVLLAAAAAAAAVVATDWLIGVAQVRTTGRTGERLLYTLRVKTFAQLQRLGLDYYERELGGRIMTRMTTDVDALSTFLQTGLITAVVSLLTVFGVLVTLLVIDTGLAVVLLGALPLLIGATALFRRHSVPAYHEARERISAVNACLQENVTAIRVTQAFRREDRNAQDFAALAWSFRDSRLRAQRYMATFFPFVEFLGTLSTAAVLAVGAGQVRSGQLTAGTLIAFLLYVDLFFSPIQQLSQVFDGYQQAVVGLGRLRTLMRTPAGTPAAPSPRPVGALRGEVEFDAVSFGYAGGGGQEVLHGVSFAVAPGETVALVGATGAGKSTVMKLIARFYDPTSGTVRVDGHDLRALDLAAYRRRLGVVPQEAHLFSGTVRDAIAYGRPEATDAEVEAAARAVGAHDMVAGLARGYLQPVGERGRNLSAGQRQLLALARAELVDPDVLLLDEATASLDLATESRVAAATEALTRRRTTLVVAHRLTTAARADRVVVLDRGTVVESGTHAALLAAGGPYRRLWDAFRQTGGAATVDQLSPVGSTAEPTTDHLVNGSAR from the coding sequence GTGACGGACTGTCCGACGCCACCGGCGGGGACCCTGACGGAGCCCGCCGCCCAGGCGGCACCGCACGCGGCCGGCCAGGACCGCCCGGCCGGCTGGGTGCGGCGGCTCGGCGGCTACTGCCTGCGCCACCGCGAGGACCTGCTGTACGCCTTCGGCGCGGCCGTCGCCGTCGCGATCGCCACCGCCACCCTGCCGCTGGTGCTGCGGCACGTGGTGGACGCGGTCGCCGGCGGCCGCACCGGCTCGCTCACCTCCTGGACGCTGCTGCTGGCCGGGCTCGGCGCCGTACGCTTCGCCGCCGGGTTCACCCGCCGCTACCGCTCCGGACGGCTGTCGCTCGGGGTGCAGTACGACCTGCGCAACGACGCCTTCGCCGCCCTGCTGCGGCTCGGCGGCGCCCAGCAGGACGATCTGCGCACCGGGCAGATCGTCAGCCGTTCCATCTCCGACATCACGCTCATCCAGACGCTGTTGCAGTTTCTGCCCAACATGACCGGAAATGCCCTGATGTTTCTGGTCTCGCTGGTCTTCATGGCGGTGCTCTCCCCACTGCTCACGCTGGTGGCGCTGGTCGTCGGGCCGTTGCTGTGGCTGATCGCGCTGCGCAGCCGCCGCGATCTGTTCCCCGCCAACTGGCACGCCCAGCAGGAGGCCGCGGAGGTGGCCTCGGCCGTCGAGGCCACCGTCACGGGCGTACGGGTGGTCAAGGGCTTCGGCCAGGAGGAACGCGAACTGGCCGGTCTTGAGCGGCGCGCCCGTACGCTCTTCTCCTCCCGGCTGCGGGTGGTCCGCTACACCAGCCGCTACAACCCCGCCCTCCAGGCGGTCCCCGCGCTCGGCCAGGTCGCGGTGCTGGCCTTCGGCGGCTGGCTCGCGCTGCACGGCCGGATCTCGCTGGGCACCTTCCTGGCGTTCACCACGTATCTCGGCTCCTTCGTCACCCCGGTCCGCCAGGTCGCCACCCTGCTCACCGTCTGGCAGCAGGCCAGGGCCGGGACCGAACGCGTCCTGGAGGTCATCGACGAGGCCCCCGTCATCGCCGACGCGCCCGGCGCCCGCGAACTGCCCGACCTGCCGCCGGCCCTGTCCTGGCAGGACGTCACCTTCGGCTACGGCGACGGACGGCCGCTGCTCAGCGGCTTCAGCCTGGACATCGCGGCGGGCGAGACCGTCGCCCTGATCGGGCCGGCCGGGTCGGGCAAGTCCACCGCCGCCGCGCTGCTGCCGCGCTTCTACGACGTGCCGGCCGGCGCCGTGCGCGTCGGCGGCACCGACGTCCGCGACCTCACCCTGGCCTCGCTGCGCTCGCGTATCGGCTACGTCTTCGAGGAGAGCCTGCTGCTCTCCGACACCGTGCGGGCCAACATCGCCTACGGCGACCCCGACGCGAGCGAGGAACGGATCAGGGAGGCGGCCAGGATCGCCCGCGCCGACGAGTTCGTCGAACGGCTGCCGCAGGGCTACGACACGGTCGTCGGCGAGCAGGGCCTGACCCTGTCCGGCGGCCAGCGGCAGCGCGTCGCGCTGGCCCGCGCGCTGCTGGTCGACCCCGCCGTGCTCGTGCTGGACGACGCCACGTCCGCGATCGACGCGCGGGTGGAGTCAGAGATCCACGTGGCGCTGTGGGAGGCCACCCGGCGGCCCACCACGCTGATCGTCGCGCACCGCAGATCCACCCTCGAACTCGCCGACCGGATCGCGCTCCTGGACGGGGGCCGGGTCGTGGACACCGGCACGATGGACGAACTGCGGTCCCGTTCCCCGCTGTTCCGCTCGCTGCTGTCCGCGGTGGACCCGGCAGACCAAGCGGCCCCGGTGAACACCGTAGACCCGGCGCACACAGCAGACCCGGCGCACACAGCGGCCCCGGTGAACACAGCAGACCCGGCGAACACAGCCGATGTCGTGGACGCCACGGACCCGGACTCCGCGCACCCGCCCGCCGGCGTACCCGCCCCCGACGACGACCTCGCCGTGCCCGCCGTCACCGCCCATCTGTGGCGCCGCCCCGACACCCATGTCGCCGCCCGGCAGGAAGGCGCCGCCCTCAAGGCCGCCGAGGCGATCGCCGTCGCCGCGGCCACCGCCGGCCGGGGACGCGGCGGCCCGGGCGCCGGAGTGCTCGGATCGGCCCCGCCCACCCCCGAGTTGATCGCCAAACTGGCCGAACTCCCGCTGCGGGAGGCCGATCCGGGCGTGCCCACCGGGCGGACCAGGGCCGCCGACCCGCACTTCGGACTCGGCGCCCTGCTGCGGCCGTTCCGCGCCGCGCTGCTGCTCGGCCTGCTCCTGGTCGCGCTGGACGCGGTCGCGCAGATCTCCGTGCCGGTGCTGGTCCGCCACGGCGTCGACCAGGGCGTGGCCCATCACGCCCGAGGGGTGCTGCTGGCCGCCGCCGCGGCCGCGGCCGCCGTGGTGGCCACCGACTGGCTGATCGGCGTCGCACAGGTCCGCACCACCGGGCGCACCGGCGAACGGCTGCTCTACACCCTGCGGGTGAAGACCTTCGCGCAACTCCAGCGGCTCGGTCTCGACTACTACGAGCGGGAGCTCGGCGGCCGGATCATGACCCGGATGACCACCGACGTCGACGCCCTGTCCACCTTCCTGCAGACCGGTCTGATCACCGCCGTGGTCAGCCTGCTGACGGTGTTCGGGGTGCTGGTCACCCTGCTGGTGATCGACACCGGGCTGGCCGTGGTGCTGCTCGGGGCGCTGCCGCTGCTGATCGGCGCCACCGCGCTCTTCCGCCGCCACTCGGTGCCCGCCTACCACGAGGCGCGGGAGCGGATCAGCGCCGTCAACGCCTGCCTCCAGGAGAACGTCACCGCCATCCGCGTCACCCAGGCGTTCCGCCGCGAGGACCGCAACGCCCAGGACTTCGCCGCCCTGGCCTGGTCCTTCCGCGACTCACGGCTGCGCGCCCAGCGGTACATGGCGACGTTCTTCCCGTTCGTGGAATTCCTCGGCACGCTGTCCACGGCCGCCGTGCTGGCCGTCGGCGCCGGCCAGGTCCGCTCCGGGCAGCTGACCGCGGGCACGCTGATCGCCTTCCTGCTCTACGTCGATCTGTTCTTCTCGCCGATCCAGCAGCTCTCCCAGGTCTTCGACGGCTATCAGCAGGCCGTCGTCGGCCTCGGCCGACTGCGCACCCTGATGCGCACCCCCGCCGGCACCCCGGCCGCGCCCTCCCCGCGCCCGGTCGGCGCGCTGCGGGGCGAGGTCGAGTTCGACGCGGTGTCCTTCGGCTACGCGGGCGGCGGCGGGCAGGAGGTGCTGCACGGCGTCAGCTTCGCGGTCGCGCCCGGCGAGACCGTGGCCCTGGTCGGCGCGACCGGCGCGGGCAAATCCACCGTGATGAAGCTCATCGCCCGCTTCTACGACCCCACTTCCGGCACGGTCCGGGTGGACGGCCACGACCTGCGCGCCCTCGACCTCGCCGCGTACCGCCGCAGGCTCGGCGTCGTCCCGCAGGAGGCCCATCTGTTCAGCGGCACGGTCCGGGACGCCATCGCCTACGGGCGGCCCGAGGCGACCGACGCCGAGGTGGAGGCCGCCGCCCGGGCGGTCGGCGCCCACGACATGGTCGCCGGCCTCGCGCGGGGCTACCTCCAGCCGGTCGGGGAGCGCGGCCGCAATCTGTCGGCCGGCCAGCGCCAGCTGCTCGCCCTGGCCCGCGCCGAACTCGTCGACCCCGACGTGCTGTTGCTCGACGAGGCCACCGCCTCGCTCGACCTGGCCACCGAGAGCCGGGTGGCCGCCGCCACCGAGGCGCTGACCCGGCGCCGTACCACCCTCGTGGTCGCCCACCGGCTGACCACCGCCGCCCGGGCCGACCGGGTGGTGGTCCTCGACCGGGGGACCGTCGTGGAGAGCGGCACCCACGCCGCGCTGCTCGCGGCGGGGGGACCGTACCGGCGGCTGTGGGACGCCTTCCGGCAGACCGGCGGCGCCGCCACCGTCGACCAGCTCAGCCCGGTCGGGTCCACCGCGGAACCGACCACCGACCACCTTGTGAACGGGAGCGCACGATGA
- a CDS encoding aldo/keto reductase gives MTQYRPFGRTGVQVSPLCLGAMMFGPRGNPDHADSIRIIHHALDSGINFVDTADVYSAGESETIVGKALAGGRRDHVVLATKFHGSLGTDPNEKGNSRRWIVKEVENSLRRLGTDWIDLYQVHRPEPDTDFDETLGALTDLVRQGKIRYIGTSTFEPSAIVEGQWIAERRGRERVVAEQPPYSLLARGIEREVLPVAQRYGLAVLSWSPLAGGWLSGRYRKGADQPASSRAQRQAARFDIGSPENAAKLAAADALAELADEAGLTLVQLALAFVLEHPVVTSAIIGPRTFEQLESQLGADKITLSRDVLDRIDEIVPPGTNLSARDAGYTPAVLTEPGLRRRGGR, from the coding sequence ATGACGCAGTACCGCCCCTTCGGACGTACCGGCGTGCAGGTCAGCCCGCTGTGCCTGGGCGCCATGATGTTCGGCCCTCGGGGCAATCCGGACCACGCCGACAGCATCCGGATCATCCACCACGCCCTGGACTCGGGCATCAACTTCGTGGACACCGCGGACGTCTACTCGGCCGGCGAGTCCGAGACCATCGTCGGCAAGGCGCTGGCCGGCGGCCGCCGGGACCATGTGGTGCTCGCCACCAAGTTCCACGGCAGCCTCGGCACCGACCCGAACGAGAAGGGCAACTCCCGCCGCTGGATCGTCAAGGAGGTCGAGAACAGCCTGCGCCGCCTGGGCACCGACTGGATCGACCTCTACCAGGTGCACCGGCCGGAGCCCGACACCGACTTCGACGAGACCCTGGGCGCCCTGACCGACCTGGTACGGCAAGGCAAGATCCGCTACATCGGCACCTCCACCTTCGAGCCGTCGGCGATCGTCGAGGGCCAGTGGATCGCCGAGCGGCGCGGCCGGGAGCGGGTGGTCGCCGAACAGCCGCCGTACTCGCTGCTGGCCCGCGGCATCGAGCGCGAGGTGCTGCCGGTCGCCCAGCGGTACGGCCTCGCGGTGCTGTCCTGGTCCCCGCTGGCCGGGGGCTGGCTCTCCGGGCGCTACCGCAAGGGCGCCGACCAGCCCGCCTCCAGCCGCGCGCAGCGGCAGGCGGCCCGCTTCGACATCGGCTCGCCGGAGAACGCGGCCAAGCTCGCCGCCGCCGACGCGCTCGCCGAACTCGCCGACGAGGCCGGGCTGACGCTGGTGCAGCTCGCGCTCGCCTTCGTCCTCGAACACCCGGTGGTCACCTCGGCGATCATCGGGCCGCGTACGTTTGAGCAGTTGGAGAGCCAGCTCGGCGCCGACAAGATCACGCTGAGCCGTGACGTGCTCGACCGGATCGACGAGATCGTGCCGCCGGGCACCAACCTCTCGGCGCGCGACGCCGGTTACACCCCGGCCGTGCTCACCGAGCCGGGCCTGCGCCGCCGGGGCGGCCGCTGA